One segment of Anopheles stephensi strain Indian chromosome 3, UCI_ANSTEP_V1.0, whole genome shotgun sequence DNA contains the following:
- the LOC118509262 gene encoding uncharacterized protein LOC118509262 isoform X2, whose protein sequence is MSRNMKRQLEKFKEELKSNLSRSSKAEKNADGLQEIEREVDRYKDILQNLNKRIATNVSAGQPQDAVAREKRCKKVPEFQLGQLMEESVKDLPTGLLKDVLDTCARVEKRIATEIVNNEVNVENSVSKNLNDIIERHLSTIQKQKRVVTKCHQEYEASRQKYDSAQRNSDQAGNQAKITQLKDDQEELHTKLEKERDLYESYMYELLAEEENIALFVKEYVKHQELYFTSVLREIQHTMRSMDGLFRRNNKQIFNTPLRDHLKATDRKIAYVVELCVCCLLEKGLYEEGLLRVGCASSKLRRMISAINANYVSPPLADKYSDPHVVAGVLKKYLRSLPDPLLTFEFYPDFVQAAQKPSDAQRKAAILDIVNQLPKENYDNLRYLTKFLSYLAEKNQENKMSPQNIAIVMSPNLLWSPNENENYMDQVNSTATVNTIVEALVADWSFFFDGEVNFYVSMTRDALFPDNGGFPFDKDQHVRSVPSAGGGDMMSRSMFVTSSTGGQPTVAVTMTGGSSQDELRLGRGEGGGGGGGGGGGGGGGGGGIGVSHSRSSSHDTSLILINSNSNNHNNSGGGSTDQLKYRSQSNSSLSDHSSPPQEYSPKLPIRRKHNKQVAPTPPDNNHHHHGKGAREASNKLHSTHYFKQLSSGMAAGSATGAHNGDGDDGFASLQHHAYKQAQAEHERQPMLRAESHDNLLKLKSTDKIPPPRPAAVSVDSQVLGKIKASVANSTLQQHQNKQPNAPNCDTTSTSSSSSKENKENNNRAASASGAGSLFPPLKPVALPRTTILGSSTKAPSGAGGVGGNGNNNNEDGGENGPAGGVIIREKPVIPERPATLMRPMSFKGSIPEISKVSEGTNTIITGLTASSASSLKKAQSFRGETTTGGNRIGGSDKSADLERGTLERTQIYNIDKQQVAFIDVVERSSDEDQGSTGTGLSRPKHSGTRKDKPDLPASAVMNQQQQQQQSIRRQYFSVNYL, encoded by the exons GTCCAGCAAGGCGGAAAAGAATGCCGACGGGCTGCAGGAAATCGAGCGTGAAGTCGACCGCTACAAAGACATTCTGCAGAACCTTAACAAGCGGATAGCGACGAACGTTTCCGCCGGCCAGCCCCAGGATGCGGTGGCGCGCGAGAAGCGCTGCAAGAAGGTGCCCGAGTTCCAGCTCGGCCAGCTGATGGAGGAATCGGTCAAGGATCTACCGACCGGGCTGCTGAAGGATGTGCTGGACACGTGTG CACGCGTCGAGAAGCGAATAGCGACGGAGATTGTGAACAACGAGGTGAACGTGGAGAACTCTGTCAGCAAAAACCTCAACGACATCATCGAGCGCCACTTGTCCACGATCCAGAAGCAGAAGCGCGTCGTCACCAAGTGCCACCAGGAGTATGAGGCGTCGCGGCAAAAGTATGAT TCGGCCCAGCGCAACAGTGATCAGGCGGGAAATCAGGCAAAGATCACCCAGCTGAAAGATGATCAGGAGGAGCTGCACACCAAGCTGGAGAAGGAGCGCGATCTGTACGAATCGTACATGTACGAGCTGCTGGCGGAGGAGGAAAACATCGCGCTGTTCGTGAAAGAGTATGTCAAGCACCAGGAGCTGTACTTCACGTCCGTCCTGCGGGAGATACAGCACACGATGCGCAGCATGGACGGGTTGTTCC GTCGCAATAACAAGCAAATCTTCAACACACCCCTGCGCGATCATCTGAAGGCGACGGATCGTAAAATTGCCTACGTGGTCGAACTGTGCGTTTGCTGCCTGCTGGAGAAGGGCCTGTACGAGGAAGGGCTGCTGCGAGTCGGATGCG CATCATCCAAACTGCGTCGCATGATTTCGGCGATCAACGCCAACTACGTGTCGCCACCGCTCGCGGACAAGTACAGCGATCCGCACGTCGTTGCGGGCGTACTGAAGAAGTACCTACGAAGCTTGCCGGACCCGCTGCTCACGTTCGAGTTCTATCCGGACTTTGTGCAGGCGGCACAGAAACCGAGCGATGCGCAACGGAAGGCGGCCATCCTCGATATCGTGAACCAGCTGCCGAAGGAAAACTATGACAACCTGCGCTACCTGACCAAGTTCCTGTCCTACCTGGCGGAGAAAAACCAGGAGAACAAAATGTCGCCGCAAAACATTGCGATCGTGATGTCGCCCAACTTGCTGTGGTCGCCGAACGAGAACGAAAACTACATGGATCAGGTGAACAGCACCGCCACGGTGAACACGATCGTCGAGGCACTGGTGGCCGACTGGTCGTTTTTCTTCGACGGTGAGGTGAATTTCTACGTCAGCATGACGCGGGACGCGCTGTTCCCGGACAATGGGGGGTTTCCGTTCGACAAGGATCAGCACGTACGGAGCGTTCCCAGTGCCGGCGGGGGTGATATGATGTCACGGTCGATGTTTGTCACATCGTCGACCGGCGGTCAGCCGACGGTGGCCGTTACGATGACGGGCGGTAGCAGCCAGGACGAGCTGCGCCTTGGCCGTGGAGAGGGTGGCGGCGGAGGAggagggggaggaggaggtggcggaggaggaggaggagggatAGGAGTGTCACATtcccgcagcagcagccacgaTACTAGTCTTATTCTAATCaatagtaatagtaacaaTCACAACAACAGTGGCGGCGGCAGTACGGACCAGTTAAAGTATCGCAGCCAGTCGAACAGTTCCCTGTCGGATCATTCCAGCCCGCCCCAGGAGTACAGTCCGAAGCTACCGATCAGGCGCAAGCACAACAAGCAGGTAGCGCCAACACCGCCGGACaacaaccatcatcaccacggTAAAGGTGCCCGGGAGGCTAGCAACAAGCTGCACTCGACGCATTACTTCAAGCAGCTGAGCAGCGGCATGGCAGCGGGTTCGGCGACCGGCGCCCACAACGGGGACGGAGATGACGGATTTGCATCGCTGCAGCATCACGCGTACAAGCAGGCCCAGGCCGAGCACGAGCGGCAGCCGATGCTGCGTGCCGAAAGTCACGACAATCTGCTGAAGCTAAAGTCGACCGACAAGATACCGCCACCGCGACCGGCCGCCGTCAGTGTCGACAGTCAGGTGTTGGGCAAAATCAAGGCCAGTGTAGCAAACAGCACtctgcagcagcaccaaaacAAGCAACCAAATGCTCCCAATTGTGATACAACTAGCactagtagcagcagtagtaagGAGAACAAGGAAAACAATAACCGAGCGGCATCGGCGTCCGGTGCGGGATCGCTGTTTCCTCCGCTGAAACCCGTCGCCCTACCGAGAACAACGATTCTCGGTTCGTCAACGAAAGCGCCGAGTGGTGCGGGTGGCGTGGGCGGGAACGGCAATAACAATAACGAGGACGGTGGCGAAAACGGACCGGCCGGCGGTGTGATCATTCGCGAGAAACCCGTCATTCCCGAGCGGCCAGCAACGCTGATGCGTCCGATGAGTTTCAAGGGTTCGATACCGGAAATTTCCAAAGTGAGCGAAGGTACGAACACGATCATTACCGGGCTAACGGCGTCCTCGGCCAGCTCGCTGAAGAAGGCGCAAAGCTTCCGGGGTGAAACAACGACGGGCGGCAATCGGATAGGTGGGTCGGACAAGTCAGCCGACCTAGAGCGCGGTACGCTCGAGCGGACACAGATCTACAACATTGACAAGCAGCAGGTTGCATTCATCGACGTGGTAGAACGATCGTCCGACGAGGATCAAGGTTCCACCGGTACGGGACTGTCGAGGCCAAAGCATTCGGGCACGCGCAAAGACAAACCGGACCTGCCCGCCAGTGCCGTGATGAACCAGCAGCAG cagcagcagcagtctaTTCGGCGGCAGTACTTTTCGGTGAATTACCTGTGA
- the LOC118509262 gene encoding uncharacterized protein LOC118509262 isoform X1 yields the protein MSRNMKRQLEKFKEELKSNLSRSSKAEKNADGLQEIEREVDRYKDILQNLNKRIATNVSAGQPQDAVAREKRCKKVPEFQLGQLMEESVKDLPTGLLKDVLDTCARVEKRIATEIVNNEVNVENSVSKNLNDIIERHLSTIQKQKRVVTKCHQEYEASRQKYDSAQRNSDQAGNQAKITQLKDDQEELHTKLEKERDLYESYMYELLAEEENIALFVKEYVKHQELYFTSVLREIQHTMRSMDGLFRRNNKQIFNTPLRDHLKATDRKIAYVVELCVCCLLEKGLYEEGLLRVGCASSKLRRMISAINANYVSPPLADKYSDPHVVAGVLKKYLRSLPDPLLTFEFYPDFVQAAQKPSDAQRKAAILDIVNQLPKENYDNLRYLTKFLSYLAEKNQENKMSPQNIAIVMSPNLLWSPNENENYMDQVNSTATVNTIVEALVADWSFFFDGEVNFYVSMTRDALFPDNGGFPFDKDQHVRSVPSAGGGDMMSRSMFVTSSTGGQPTVAVTMTGGSSQDELRLGRGEGGGGGGGGGGGGGGGGGGIGVSHSRSSSHDTSLILINSNSNNHNNSGGGSTDQLKYRSQSNSSLSDHSSPPQEYSPKLPIRRKHNKQVAPTPPDNNHHHHGKGAREASNKLHSTHYFKQLSSGMAAGSATGAHNGDGDDGFASLQHHAYKQAQAEHERQPMLRAESHDNLLKLKSTDKIPPPRPAAVSVDSQVLGKIKASVANSTLQQHQNKQPNAPNCDTTSTSSSSSKENKENNNRAASASGAGSLFPPLKPVALPRTTILGSSTKAPSGAGGVGGNGNNNNEDGGENGPAGGVIIREKPVIPERPATLMRPMSFKGSIPEISKVSEGTNTIITGLTASSASSLKKAQSFRGETTTGGNRIGGSDKSADLERGTLERTQIYNIDKQQVAFIDVVERSSDEDQGSTGTGLSRPKHSGTRKDKPDLPASAVMNQQQVEQVASAGITVPQGTPPLAMMESTGSLGSDVQSPVNPMPPPPSASTTTPSSGTGASNNNNAGSSTTTTTTSTTTTTTSLQHVPQSPRGIDPKIKRPQVPAPPPPVGRPKSSDSTDL from the exons GTCCAGCAAGGCGGAAAAGAATGCCGACGGGCTGCAGGAAATCGAGCGTGAAGTCGACCGCTACAAAGACATTCTGCAGAACCTTAACAAGCGGATAGCGACGAACGTTTCCGCCGGCCAGCCCCAGGATGCGGTGGCGCGCGAGAAGCGCTGCAAGAAGGTGCCCGAGTTCCAGCTCGGCCAGCTGATGGAGGAATCGGTCAAGGATCTACCGACCGGGCTGCTGAAGGATGTGCTGGACACGTGTG CACGCGTCGAGAAGCGAATAGCGACGGAGATTGTGAACAACGAGGTGAACGTGGAGAACTCTGTCAGCAAAAACCTCAACGACATCATCGAGCGCCACTTGTCCACGATCCAGAAGCAGAAGCGCGTCGTCACCAAGTGCCACCAGGAGTATGAGGCGTCGCGGCAAAAGTATGAT TCGGCCCAGCGCAACAGTGATCAGGCGGGAAATCAGGCAAAGATCACCCAGCTGAAAGATGATCAGGAGGAGCTGCACACCAAGCTGGAGAAGGAGCGCGATCTGTACGAATCGTACATGTACGAGCTGCTGGCGGAGGAGGAAAACATCGCGCTGTTCGTGAAAGAGTATGTCAAGCACCAGGAGCTGTACTTCACGTCCGTCCTGCGGGAGATACAGCACACGATGCGCAGCATGGACGGGTTGTTCC GTCGCAATAACAAGCAAATCTTCAACACACCCCTGCGCGATCATCTGAAGGCGACGGATCGTAAAATTGCCTACGTGGTCGAACTGTGCGTTTGCTGCCTGCTGGAGAAGGGCCTGTACGAGGAAGGGCTGCTGCGAGTCGGATGCG CATCATCCAAACTGCGTCGCATGATTTCGGCGATCAACGCCAACTACGTGTCGCCACCGCTCGCGGACAAGTACAGCGATCCGCACGTCGTTGCGGGCGTACTGAAGAAGTACCTACGAAGCTTGCCGGACCCGCTGCTCACGTTCGAGTTCTATCCGGACTTTGTGCAGGCGGCACAGAAACCGAGCGATGCGCAACGGAAGGCGGCCATCCTCGATATCGTGAACCAGCTGCCGAAGGAAAACTATGACAACCTGCGCTACCTGACCAAGTTCCTGTCCTACCTGGCGGAGAAAAACCAGGAGAACAAAATGTCGCCGCAAAACATTGCGATCGTGATGTCGCCCAACTTGCTGTGGTCGCCGAACGAGAACGAAAACTACATGGATCAGGTGAACAGCACCGCCACGGTGAACACGATCGTCGAGGCACTGGTGGCCGACTGGTCGTTTTTCTTCGACGGTGAGGTGAATTTCTACGTCAGCATGACGCGGGACGCGCTGTTCCCGGACAATGGGGGGTTTCCGTTCGACAAGGATCAGCACGTACGGAGCGTTCCCAGTGCCGGCGGGGGTGATATGATGTCACGGTCGATGTTTGTCACATCGTCGACCGGCGGTCAGCCGACGGTGGCCGTTACGATGACGGGCGGTAGCAGCCAGGACGAGCTGCGCCTTGGCCGTGGAGAGGGTGGCGGCGGAGGAggagggggaggaggaggtggcggaggaggaggaggagggatAGGAGTGTCACATtcccgcagcagcagccacgaTACTAGTCTTATTCTAATCaatagtaatagtaacaaTCACAACAACAGTGGCGGCGGCAGTACGGACCAGTTAAAGTATCGCAGCCAGTCGAACAGTTCCCTGTCGGATCATTCCAGCCCGCCCCAGGAGTACAGTCCGAAGCTACCGATCAGGCGCAAGCACAACAAGCAGGTAGCGCCAACACCGCCGGACaacaaccatcatcaccacggTAAAGGTGCCCGGGAGGCTAGCAACAAGCTGCACTCGACGCATTACTTCAAGCAGCTGAGCAGCGGCATGGCAGCGGGTTCGGCGACCGGCGCCCACAACGGGGACGGAGATGACGGATTTGCATCGCTGCAGCATCACGCGTACAAGCAGGCCCAGGCCGAGCACGAGCGGCAGCCGATGCTGCGTGCCGAAAGTCACGACAATCTGCTGAAGCTAAAGTCGACCGACAAGATACCGCCACCGCGACCGGCCGCCGTCAGTGTCGACAGTCAGGTGTTGGGCAAAATCAAGGCCAGTGTAGCAAACAGCACtctgcagcagcaccaaaacAAGCAACCAAATGCTCCCAATTGTGATACAACTAGCactagtagcagcagtagtaagGAGAACAAGGAAAACAATAACCGAGCGGCATCGGCGTCCGGTGCGGGATCGCTGTTTCCTCCGCTGAAACCCGTCGCCCTACCGAGAACAACGATTCTCGGTTCGTCAACGAAAGCGCCGAGTGGTGCGGGTGGCGTGGGCGGGAACGGCAATAACAATAACGAGGACGGTGGCGAAAACGGACCGGCCGGCGGTGTGATCATTCGCGAGAAACCCGTCATTCCCGAGCGGCCAGCAACGCTGATGCGTCCGATGAGTTTCAAGGGTTCGATACCGGAAATTTCCAAAGTGAGCGAAGGTACGAACACGATCATTACCGGGCTAACGGCGTCCTCGGCCAGCTCGCTGAAGAAGGCGCAAAGCTTCCGGGGTGAAACAACGACGGGCGGCAATCGGATAGGTGGGTCGGACAAGTCAGCCGACCTAGAGCGCGGTACGCTCGAGCGGACACAGATCTACAACATTGACAAGCAGCAGGTTGCATTCATCGACGTGGTAGAACGATCGTCCGACGAGGATCAAGGTTCCACCGGTACGGGACTGTCGAGGCCAAAGCATTCGGGCACGCGCAAAGACAAACCGGACCTGCCCGCCAGTGCCGTGATGAACCAGCAGCAGGTGGAGCAGGTCGCGTCCGCCGGCATTACCGTTCCCCAAGGTACACCGCCGCTAGCAATGATGGAATCGACCGGTTCACTCGGTAGCGATGTGCAATCGCCCGTCAACCCGATGCCACCTCCACCTTCCGCATCCACGACGACACCGAGCAGTGGGACGGGAGcgtccaacaacaataatgcTGGCAGCTCtacgacgaccaccaccaccagcactactactactactactagtcTGCAGCACGTTCCACAGTCGCCGCGTGGTATCGATCCGAAGATAAAGCGGCCACAGGTACcggcaccgccaccaccggtcGGGCGACCAAAATCGTCCGACTCGACCGACTTATAA